TATTGCCATCTTCTATATTTTTAACGAGCACGGAATTACAGTTAGTTAGTATGGCCGGTAGAGAAAATAAAATGATGAATTATATTGCAGATAATATTAATTGGTTTTCAAAATATGACTATATATTAATTGATACAAACCCATCAATGAGTATAATTAATCAAAACGCATTTAAAGTTGCAGATGATATTCTACTAATTGGTGAAGCATCACAAAATAGCTATAATGGTGCAGAACTTTTTATTTCAATGTGGGGAGAGATTGCTAAAGACCTAAACATTGATAATAACATTGGTGGATTTATTATCAACAAAGCAGAAAGAAACGTAAATGCAACAAAAGAATTTATTGAATTTGTTAAGTCAGATGATTCTAGCATTAAAGAACTTGTCGCTGAGACAATTATTCCTAAAAATATAAAGGTTACTGAAGCAGCAGAATTAGAAAATGTTCCGATCAATATTTATGATAAAAATGCAACAAGCTATAAAGCATTGTTTAAACTTGTTAATGAATTAAAAGCAAAAGATATATTCTAGGAGGGATAGAGAATGAGCAATAAAGAGAAGACTAAAGGGAAAAATAGATTTGCAGATAAAATCAATAAGGAAAATCAACTCCAACCGGTTACTTTAGTTGGAAAGCAAAATGAAATTGAAAAAGAAATAACTGAAGTTATTCCTCCAGCGCAGGATGACCAGGATGACATCGAAATTTTAGTAGATATTGATGTAGACGACTTAAAACAGACACTAATCAAAGAGAAGAAAGAGTCAAACCGATCTTCGCAGTCGTATTACATGCATAATGACATTCATAATGCAGCCAAAAGAATGGCAGCAAATATGAGTAGAGGTAAACGAACTATATCTACTGGAAAGCTGGTTGAAACAATTTTAGCA
This Culicoidibacter larvae DNA region includes the following protein-coding sequences:
- a CDS encoding ParA family protein, which gives rise to MSDMKIISIGTLKGGVGKTGILFHLAGILAEEGKRVLCIDVDPQANLTTNFGVDISGTYNSTMNIFSDIKRPDLIVNRGPIDELPTLDLLPSSIFLTSTELQLVSMAGRENKMMNYIADNINWFSKYDYILIDTNPSMSIINQNAFKVADDILLIGEASQNSYNGAELFISMWGEIAKDLNIDNNIGGFIINKAERNVNATKEFIEFVKSDDSSIKELVAETIIPKNIKVTEAAELENVPINIYDKNATSYKALFKLVNELKAKDIF